The following are encoded in a window of Roseimaritima ulvae genomic DNA:
- a CDS encoding nitroreductase family protein: protein MPAATPDHPILDVIPRRWSPYAFTPRTVEREKLLSCFEAARWAASSFNEQPWSFLVAFREQEAEFAKMLDCLVEANQAWAKNVGVLILTVTRSRFQKNEKPNRVALHDLGAAAAHFALQAAELGLQAHQMAGVELEKVRTTYSIPEGYQPQTAIALGYPDPKPGDSEFAQRDAGPRKRKTVQQQVFSGTWEQPAF, encoded by the coding sequence ATGCCTGCAGCCACACCGGACCATCCGATCTTGGACGTAATCCCCCGCCGCTGGAGTCCTTACGCCTTCACGCCGCGGACCGTCGAACGCGAGAAGTTACTGTCCTGCTTTGAAGCCGCGCGGTGGGCGGCCAGCAGTTTCAACGAACAGCCGTGGAGCTTCCTGGTCGCCTTTCGCGAGCAGGAAGCCGAGTTCGCAAAGATGCTCGATTGCTTGGTGGAAGCCAATCAGGCTTGGGCCAAGAACGTGGGCGTGTTGATCCTGACGGTCACCCGCAGCCGTTTCCAAAAGAACGAAAAACCCAACCGCGTGGCGCTGCACGACCTGGGCGCCGCCGCGGCGCATTTTGCGTTGCAAGCCGCGGAGTTGGGGTTGCAGGCGCATCAAATGGCCGGGGTGGAGTTGGAAAAGGTCCGCACCACGTATTCCATTCCCGAGGGCTATCAGCCGCAGACGGCGATCGCGTTGGGCTACCCCGATCCCAAACCCGGCGACAGCGAATTCGCGCAGCGTGACGCCGGGCCGCGAAAGCGAAAAACGGTGCAGCAACAGGTTTTCAGCGGGACTTGGGAACAACCCGCGTTTTAG